One Glycine soja cultivar W05 chromosome 2, ASM419377v2, whole genome shotgun sequence genomic region harbors:
- the LOC114379265 gene encoding homeobox-leucine zipper protein HAT5-like produces the protein MASGKLYAGSNMSLLLQNERLPCSSEVLESLWAQTSNPASFQGSKPVVDFENVSGSRMTDRPFFQALEKEENCDEDYEGCFHQPGKKRRLTSEQVQFLERNFEVENKLEPERKVQLAKELGLQPRQVAIWFQNRRARFKTKQLEKDYGVLKASYDRLKSDYESLVQENDKLKAEVNSLESKLILRDKEKEENSDDKSSPDDAVNSSSPHNNKEPMDLLIISKNATTTTTSENGTKVLSPLPLPIMVTCCKQEDANSAKSDVLDSDSPHCTSFVEPADSSHAFEPEDHSEDFSQDEEDNLSENLLMTFPSSCCLPKVEEHCYDGPPENSCNFGFQVEDQTFCFWPY, from the exons ATGGCGAGTGGCAAGCTTTATGCGGGTTCAAACATGTCACTTCTCCTCCAAAACGAAAGGCTCCCTTGCTCCTCTGAAGTCCTTGAGTCTCTTTGGGCTCAGACCTCTAACCCTGCTTCCTTCCAAG GTTCAAAACCCGTGGTTGATTTTGAGAATGTAAGTGGGAGCAGGATGACGGATAGGCCTTTCTTTCAAGCgttggagaaggaagagaactGTGATGAGGATTACGAGGGGTGTTTCCACCAACCGGGGAAGAAAAGGAGGCTCACAAGCGAACAAGTTCAGTTCCTTGAAAGGAACTTTGAGGTAGAGAACAAGCTTGAACCCGAAAGGAAAGTCCAACTTGCAAAAGAGCTTGGCTTGCAGCCAAGGCAAGTTGCTATATGGTTCCAAAACCGAAGGGCAAGGTTCAAGACCAAGCAGCTAGAAAAAGACTATGGCGTGTTGAAAGCTAGTTATGACAGACTCAAAAGTGACTATGAAAGTCTTGTTCAAGAGAATGACAAGTTAAAAGCAGag GTGAATTCTCTGGAGAGCAAATTGATTCTTAGAGATAAAGAGAAGGAGGAGAATTCGGATGACAAGTCATCTCCTGATGATGCTGTCAATTCTTCTTCACCCCACAACAACAAGGAGCCTAtggatttattaattatttcaaaaaatgcaacaacaacaacaacatctgaAAATGGGACCAAAGTGTTGTCACCACTCCCACTCCCTATTATGGTAACATGCTGCAAGCAAGAAGATGCCAACTCAGCCAAAAGTGATGTCCTTGATTCGGATAGCCCACATTGCACTTCATTCGTGGAGCCTGCTGATTCCTCTCATGCCTTTGAACCAGAAGACCACTCAGAAGACTTCTCCCAAGATGAAGAGGATAACCTTAGTGAAAACCTTTTGATGACCTTCCCTTCTTCTTGTTGCTTACCTAAGGTTGAAGAACACTGCTATGACGGCCCTCCTGAAAACTCTTGTAATTTTGGCTTCCAGGTTGAGGATCAAACCTTCTGTTTCTGGCCCTATTGA